Proteins encoded by one window of Tunturibacter psychrotolerans:
- a CDS encoding ribonuclease R family protein yields the protein MAHTPYPQTDRELMRLIERSPGHRAGYKQLIRELGLGGGRERRLLLEQLARITARGELVKVDSEQWSLPTATPEKTKRVKRGAVEMPEEHRATRDRLLAGRLDLHRDGYGFVRPNGSVNRDDDLFIPPHELNGAMQGDEVLVDEAPPGRDGRRSGRIARVLNRRNPTVVGIFHYARTHRGGSPWENAPMINGNYVTPLDERMTQAILIPEGAEVPSTPEQTPHRVLGEEAQAQQSHWSAELDQHKPLEGLAVDVEITDFPTVGRPARGRVIEVLGPPDAFGVDVEIIIRKHHLPHAFPANVLAEATASAGQTVATLDAEEIGRRRDFRGLNIVTIDGESARDFDDAVLVTPLPNGNWELQVHIADVSYYVGPGTALDLEARLRGTSVYFPDRAIPMLPPQLSSGMCSLRPDEDRLVLSCIMEIDGRGEVLGFEVCEGIIRSAKRMTYTQIQGVLDGNVETRQEFAKLVPEFERMYELALKLNAKRHRRGSIDFDLPEPVIQFDPDGNMEAIVRSQRGWAHRLIEEFMLSANECVATWIESQDVASVYRIHEIPDPKRIVDFEETASQFGYSLRFSTLPVKRIQTKGDRRDSRGTNRQAKTHEVAESIPVTPQMYQKLTAKIAGKAEERILSYLMLRSLKQARYSEKNVGHFALASPSYTHFTSPIRRYPDLIVHRLLRELIQSGADPAGAAILSDGPQPWGEKPVGKRRPEHVERTPVEGPIPEAELGAIAAESSQSERRADDAERELIEWKKIKFMQDRVGEDFDAIILSCTKYGFFVELNGLFIEGLVPLTSLQDDRYMFRDTDRQIVGTRNGRVFKMGQQVHVLLDRIDRQQRRLQFALLPSDEDVVVVPRSLRRSKTAATASGERPHSSPNRSGKRGKTKAKARERNKKSKGKRK from the coding sequence ATGGCACATACTCCCTATCCGCAAACTGATCGTGAATTGATGCGGCTCATCGAGCGCTCACCTGGGCATCGCGCTGGCTATAAGCAGTTAATTCGCGAACTTGGGTTGGGCGGCGGGCGTGAGCGTAGGTTGCTGCTGGAGCAACTCGCCAGGATCACCGCTCGGGGCGAGTTGGTCAAGGTCGATAGTGAGCAGTGGAGTTTGCCGACGGCCACGCCGGAGAAGACAAAGCGGGTGAAGCGCGGTGCTGTCGAGATGCCCGAGGAGCATCGAGCGACGCGGGACAGACTACTTGCCGGTCGATTGGATCTGCATCGGGACGGCTATGGTTTTGTTCGACCGAATGGCAGCGTGAATCGAGACGATGACCTCTTCATCCCTCCGCACGAGCTGAACGGAGCGATGCAGGGCGATGAAGTGCTAGTGGATGAAGCGCCGCCGGGGCGGGATGGGCGTCGATCCGGTCGGATTGCGCGAGTGCTGAATCGAAGGAACCCAACTGTTGTGGGGATCTTTCATTACGCGAGGACACACCGGGGAGGAAGTCCTTGGGAAAACGCTCCCATGATCAACGGCAACTACGTTACGCCTCTAGACGAACGGATGACGCAAGCGATCTTGATTCCGGAGGGTGCTGAGGTTCCGTCGACGCCGGAGCAGACGCCTCACCGTGTTCTCGGTGAGGAAGCACAGGCGCAGCAATCTCACTGGTCGGCAGAGTTGGATCAGCACAAACCACTTGAAGGGCTCGCCGTTGACGTGGAGATTACGGATTTTCCGACGGTCGGAAGGCCGGCGCGCGGGCGCGTGATTGAGGTGCTAGGACCACCGGACGCTTTTGGGGTTGATGTCGAAATCATCATTCGCAAGCATCATCTGCCGCACGCATTTCCGGCGAATGTACTGGCCGAAGCCACGGCGTCGGCCGGACAGACCGTCGCAACTCTGGATGCGGAAGAGATCGGGCGGCGCAGAGACTTTCGTGGCTTGAATATTGTCACAATCGATGGCGAGAGTGCGAGAGACTTTGATGACGCAGTGCTGGTGACGCCCCTGCCGAACGGGAATTGGGAGCTGCAGGTTCACATCGCTGATGTCAGCTATTACGTTGGACCAGGGACGGCGCTGGATCTCGAGGCGCGACTGCGTGGGACATCGGTTTATTTTCCGGATCGTGCTATCCCAATGTTGCCGCCACAGCTTTCGAGCGGCATGTGCAGCCTGCGGCCAGACGAAGACCGGCTGGTGTTGAGCTGCATCATGGAGATAGACGGACGTGGCGAAGTGCTTGGGTTCGAGGTCTGTGAGGGCATCATCCGGAGCGCGAAACGAATGACGTACACGCAGATCCAGGGCGTCCTGGACGGAAATGTCGAGACGCGGCAGGAATTCGCCAAACTGGTGCCAGAGTTCGAGCGAATGTATGAGCTGGCGCTGAAGCTGAACGCGAAACGGCATCGCCGCGGATCGATCGATTTCGATCTCCCTGAACCAGTGATTCAATTCGATCCGGACGGAAACATGGAAGCCATCGTGCGGTCGCAGCGAGGATGGGCGCATCGTTTGATCGAAGAGTTTATGTTGTCCGCGAACGAATGCGTTGCTACCTGGATCGAGTCGCAGGATGTGGCGAGCGTGTATAGAATTCACGAGATTCCAGATCCGAAACGGATTGTCGATTTCGAAGAAACGGCAAGCCAATTTGGTTATTCGCTTAGATTCAGCACCCTACCGGTGAAGCGAATTCAAACGAAGGGCGATCGGCGTGATTCACGTGGGACCAACAGGCAGGCCAAGACGCACGAAGTAGCAGAGTCAATTCCGGTAACGCCGCAGATGTATCAGAAGTTGACGGCAAAGATCGCAGGGAAGGCAGAGGAAAGGATTCTGTCATACCTAATGCTGCGTTCCCTAAAGCAGGCGCGATATAGCGAGAAGAATGTTGGACACTTTGCGTTGGCGAGTCCCAGTTATACGCACTTTACGTCGCCGATTCGGCGGTATCCGGATTTGATTGTGCATCGTCTGTTGCGAGAGCTGATTCAGAGTGGCGCGGACCCAGCGGGTGCGGCGATTTTGTCGGATGGGCCGCAGCCATGGGGGGAGAAACCTGTTGGCAAAAGACGGCCGGAGCACGTTGAGCGAACCCCTGTGGAGGGACCGATTCCAGAGGCGGAGTTGGGAGCGATTGCAGCTGAGTCGAGCCAATCGGAGCGACGAGCCGATGATGCTGAGCGCGAGCTGATCGAGTGGAAGAAGATCAAATTCATGCAAGACCGGGTGGGCGAAGACTTCGACGCCATCATTCTTTCATGTACGAAGTATGGGTTCTTCGTCGAATTGAACGGTCTGTTCATTGAAGGGCTGGTGCCTCTGACTTCGCTGCAGGATGACCGTTATATGTTTCGCGATACAGATCGCCAGATCGTCGGAACGCGTAACGGGAGGGTGTTCAAGATGGGGCAGCAGGTGCATGTGCTGCTGGATCGAATCGACCGACAACAACGGCGACTGCAGTTTGCATTGCTGCCATCAGACGAGGATGTTGTGGTTGTGCCAAGATCGCTGCGGAGGTCGAAGACCGCGGCGACAGCGAGTGGAGAACGCCCGCACTCCAGTCCGAATCGCTCGGGCAAGAGAGGGAAGACAAAAGCAAAGGCGCGGGAGCGAAATAAGAAATCGAAGGGCAAGCGAAAATAA
- a CDS encoding DUF1772 domain-containing protein, protein MMPIAYDIATVTLAATMVGNEFAVAAFIHPQIRKLNNSTHAQTAAPLAAVLGKAMPLWYGLVLMLLGGAAFEHRPVSRGPGLLLAFAVSIWAATIVFTITMLVPINNRIAKMNTENPYTGWLKDRARWDWLHQIRVVLLSVTLVLLLAGLLR, encoded by the coding sequence ATGATGCCCATTGCCTATGACATAGCGACCGTAACCCTTGCAGCAACAATGGTAGGAAACGAGTTCGCAGTTGCCGCCTTCATCCATCCGCAGATAAGAAAATTAAACAACAGTACTCACGCCCAAACTGCCGCTCCGCTCGCCGCAGTACTCGGCAAGGCGATGCCCCTCTGGTACGGCCTGGTCTTGATGCTCCTTGGAGGTGCAGCCTTTGAACATCGTCCGGTATCGAGGGGCCCAGGCTTGCTCCTTGCATTCGCGGTCTCTATTTGGGCCGCGACGATAGTCTTCACCATCACGATGCTGGTCCCGATCAACAATCGAATCGCCAAGATGAACACAGAAAACCCTTACACAGGCTGGTTAAAAGATCGCGCTCGCTGGGATTGGCTCCATCAAATCCGTGTGGTGTTACTCTCCGTAACCCTTGTTCTACTCCTCGCCGGGCTCCTCAGGTAA
- a CDS encoding oxidative damage protection protein yields MAHMVFDTRFKIEMEGLDEPPFDSDFGQKIFKNVSKKSWGEWVERQKMLLNEYRLQPWTREAQEFLVEQMNEFFFGEGGSLPKEYVAPTT; encoded by the coding sequence ATGGCACACATGGTTTTCGACACACGATTCAAGATTGAGATGGAAGGGCTGGATGAGCCGCCGTTCGATTCGGACTTTGGCCAGAAGATATTCAAAAACGTCTCGAAGAAGTCGTGGGGCGAGTGGGTAGAGCGGCAGAAGATGCTCTTGAATGAGTACCGTCTACAACCTTGGACACGCGAGGCACAGGAGTTTTTAGTCGAGCAGATGAACGAGTTCTTCTTTGGTGAAGGTGGTTCGTTGCCGAAGGAATATGTGGCGCCTACGACGTAG
- a CDS encoding IPT/TIG domain-containing protein: MRHSSLLLVGSILSLSLLSGCSGGSNPNGNSNPPAPPTSTVNPAPTISSISPGSIVAGSPSQTVTFTGTGYLASTAAALNGTVLQTKYVSATSLQVAVPASALASGQIVSFVASNPSPGGGNSAAASFSIVSPKPILTSLSPQTVPQGAAATVTVNGRGFEANSVVMWNGMARPTVFVNGTTLQVSLTALDLQSYGTGQITINNPGPGGSTTTPTELVVAANLPTIFSLSPSSVAVNASSGVPVSVNISGSGFAANATVQANGQFVPVSSQSATNISISIPPTFFTSAGSIQIVVSNPGSPAVQSNSATMTVATPTVSFSVTPNSVPAGSPDTQITIYGSGFFQDSVVEWNTTPLSTTYVSSSQLTAVIPASLISGFAQASIQVSTPEFQGQPLPPQPFTTFLALPINDIVYNAVDGLIYASIAGSAGEGLGNSIAGIDPNTGVILKTIFVGSEPTRIALSSDGTQLFAGLNGAGAVRQVNLTTATAGVQFSLGGGPGIYNAPYVASGLAALPGQPNSVAVYGNNGIVTIFDSGVARAKSSSGLSTYFNQNYGGLAFGSSASTLYLNSQSIGSNLYTLTIDATGVTAAAQLGSGNAGGTTVQYDNGRLYLSSGAVVDAGTGHQLGQFSTTSASSTTPTAVSGPVVSDSTLGRSWIVPTSVLENTNQILAFDESTFNPTGSLPVTGIGSYPSNSFTSTPADLVRWGQDGLAFHTSSQLYVLHGPIVKDTSTSPADLSISIQAPASAPTGVAFTYTVQVANLGQNAASGVTLHTVLPASAVNGIVTPSQGTCSGDSSLDCDLGMIANGSSANITISVTPTISGSLGMTATTSSVSFDPVSSNNHTTATTTVTGNPFNPSPTITQLSPALVAAGSSTLTLTVDGTGFTAASSVLWNGQSLPTTIVSNGQMTATVDSSLVQQLGWAQVSVTTPIPGGGQSTALPLHIYQLLNVPANAINFDPFTRKIYAVLPSSSTTITGNSLVVIDPANGSVGSPIQVGSEPNLLSETSDGNYLYIGLSGAKSLGRFNLLNQTLDLTVPIISTSVYASGNVAASAIATVPGSDSSLAVELGYATGIGILDISGSIGTFRNNLTQIYAGDNPVFADATHFYAYDSETTGAEFYRYSIDATGATLVDGTTLNGLGGFGGTFALDGGLVFGTGGGIINPSTTPPSQVAVLPLGNGPYSTGLVGGGVVPYQAESKAFVVGVNDAGTAAYFLERFDTQHFTLEQQIQLPGNSISALSGTRFGQDGLAYLVPNAATSQTPQIFLIRGPFVLPAESTTNAPPTLTNANQSTIAVGNGNLYLTVTGTGFLPGAVALWNGSPRTTTFIDSAHLQVAIPASDLAIAQTITLGSQNPGSGSSNSLSITIQ, encoded by the coding sequence GTGCGTCACAGCTCTCTGCTTTTGGTAGGTTCGATTCTTTCTCTTTCTTTGCTCTCCGGTTGCAGCGGTGGTTCTAACCCGAACGGGAACTCCAACCCGCCGGCTCCGCCCACTTCCACAGTGAATCCAGCACCGACCATCTCATCCATCTCTCCCGGAAGCATCGTCGCTGGCTCGCCTTCGCAGACAGTAACCTTCACCGGAACGGGCTATCTTGCGTCTACAGCTGCGGCTCTGAATGGCACTGTGCTACAGACAAAATACGTCAGCGCTACGAGCCTGCAAGTAGCTGTGCCTGCGTCTGCGTTGGCTTCCGGACAGATAGTGAGCTTTGTTGCCTCAAATCCTTCGCCGGGAGGAGGCAACTCTGCAGCAGCGAGTTTCTCGATCGTGAGCCCGAAGCCTATCCTTACCAGCCTTTCGCCGCAGACAGTACCTCAGGGCGCTGCGGCAACAGTCACGGTGAACGGCAGGGGTTTTGAGGCAAACTCCGTTGTTATGTGGAACGGCATGGCTCGGCCTACGGTCTTCGTCAACGGCACGACGTTGCAGGTGTCATTAACAGCTCTGGATTTGCAGAGCTATGGCACGGGGCAAATCACTATCAACAATCCGGGGCCAGGCGGCAGCACGACAACTCCCACTGAGCTTGTCGTGGCCGCAAACTTGCCCACAATCTTTTCTCTCAGCCCGTCGAGTGTGGCGGTGAATGCCTCCTCGGGCGTGCCGGTATCGGTCAACATTTCCGGAAGTGGTTTTGCGGCAAACGCGACGGTTCAGGCCAATGGCCAGTTCGTTCCAGTATCTAGTCAGAGTGCTACGAACATTAGTATCTCGATTCCACCGACGTTCTTTACGTCCGCAGGCTCGATCCAGATTGTAGTGAGTAATCCTGGTTCGCCTGCGGTTCAATCGAACTCCGCAACGATGACTGTAGCAACGCCCACTGTTAGCTTCAGCGTCACGCCCAACTCGGTCCCAGCCGGTAGTCCAGACACGCAGATCACTATCTATGGAAGCGGCTTTTTCCAAGACTCCGTAGTCGAATGGAATACCACACCGCTCAGCACCACCTATGTAAGCTCCAGTCAACTGACGGCAGTTATTCCGGCCTCGTTGATCTCGGGCTTTGCGCAGGCCAGTATTCAGGTTTCGACGCCGGAGTTTCAGGGCCAGCCCCTGCCGCCGCAGCCGTTTACGACGTTTCTAGCGCTGCCAATCAACGACATCGTCTACAACGCGGTCGATGGTCTCATCTACGCCTCGATTGCGGGTTCGGCGGGCGAGGGCCTTGGCAACAGCATCGCAGGCATCGACCCCAACACTGGCGTCATTCTCAAGACAATCTTCGTCGGCAGTGAGCCAACTCGTATCGCGCTCTCGAGTGATGGTACCCAGTTATTTGCTGGTCTCAACGGCGCCGGCGCCGTACGTCAAGTAAATCTGACTACAGCCACTGCGGGTGTTCAATTTTCGCTTGGCGGCGGACCAGGAATCTACAACGCGCCATACGTCGCATCGGGTCTCGCTGCACTTCCTGGTCAACCTAACTCAGTCGCGGTTTACGGGAACAACGGCATAGTAACCATCTTTGACTCGGGCGTAGCCAGGGCTAAGAGCAGCTCAGGTCTCAGCACCTATTTCAACCAAAACTACGGCGGGCTCGCCTTCGGCAGTTCTGCGTCAACTCTCTATCTCAACTCGCAATCTATCGGATCGAACCTCTATACACTCACCATCGACGCGACAGGCGTAACAGCGGCAGCTCAACTAGGCAGTGGCAACGCTGGTGGCACGACGGTGCAATACGACAACGGCCGTCTCTACCTTTCATCCGGTGCTGTGGTTGATGCAGGCACTGGTCATCAGCTTGGCCAGTTTTCTACGACCAGCGCCAGCTCTACCACTCCGACTGCGGTCTCAGGGCCCGTCGTCTCGGACTCAACACTGGGACGCTCATGGATCGTACCTACGTCGGTGCTGGAGAACACCAACCAGATTCTTGCCTTCGATGAGAGCACGTTCAATCCGACCGGAAGCCTTCCGGTGACCGGCATCGGCTCATACCCGTCGAACTCCTTCACTTCAACTCCAGCGGATCTGGTCCGATGGGGTCAGGACGGACTGGCATTCCATACCTCCTCGCAACTCTATGTCCTTCATGGCCCAATCGTGAAAGACACCTCTACTTCGCCTGCTGATTTATCCATCAGCATCCAGGCACCAGCATCCGCACCCACGGGCGTAGCCTTTACTTACACCGTGCAAGTTGCCAATCTCGGCCAAAATGCCGCGTCGGGCGTAACCCTTCACACCGTCCTGCCGGCGTCTGCCGTCAATGGAATTGTTACTCCCTCGCAAGGCACCTGCAGCGGCGACAGCTCACTCGACTGCGATCTTGGAATGATCGCGAACGGCAGCTCGGCCAATATCACGATCTCAGTGACGCCGACTATCTCGGGATCGCTTGGGATGACCGCAACTACTTCTTCAGTCAGCTTTGATCCGGTCTCCTCTAACAATCACACGACCGCGACTACGACAGTCACGGGCAATCCTTTCAACCCATCGCCCACCATCACTCAACTGTCTCCCGCGCTGGTTGCCGCCGGCAGTTCTACCCTGACTCTGACTGTGGATGGAACTGGTTTCACCGCCGCCTCCAGCGTGTTGTGGAACGGACAATCTCTGCCAACCACGATTGTGAGTAACGGCCAGATGACCGCGACCGTCGACTCTTCTCTGGTCCAGCAGCTCGGCTGGGCTCAAGTCTCAGTGACCACGCCCATACCGGGAGGCGGACAGTCCACCGCGTTGCCGCTGCACATCTATCAATTGCTAAATGTGCCTGCAAATGCCATCAACTTTGATCCCTTTACGCGGAAGATCTATGCTGTCCTGCCGAGTAGTTCGACGACAATTACCGGCAATAGCCTGGTTGTCATCGACCCGGCAAACGGAAGTGTAGGTTCACCAATCCAGGTTGGCAGTGAGCCAAATCTGCTCTCTGAAACCAGCGATGGCAACTATCTTTACATCGGCCTCAGCGGCGCCAAGAGCCTGGGTCGCTTCAACCTCCTCAATCAGACGCTCGATCTTACAGTTCCAATCATCTCCACTTCAGTTTATGCAAGCGGGAACGTTGCAGCATCGGCCATCGCCACAGTACCGGGCTCGGACTCGAGCCTTGCCGTGGAACTCGGTTATGCCACAGGCATAGGCATCTTGGATATCTCCGGCAGTATTGGAACTTTCCGAAATAATCTGACGCAGATCTACGCCGGAGACAACCCCGTTTTTGCCGACGCGACCCACTTCTACGCCTATGATTCAGAAACCACTGGCGCAGAGTTCTACCGTTACAGCATCGACGCGACCGGAGCAACATTGGTCGATGGAACTACGTTGAACGGGCTAGGCGGCTTCGGAGGTACGTTCGCCCTGGATGGCGGCTTAGTTTTTGGTACGGGTGGCGGCATCATCAATCCCAGCACTACTCCACCCTCGCAAGTGGCAGTCCTCCCTCTTGGAAATGGCCCGTATTCAACCGGTCTGGTCGGAGGTGGCGTGGTTCCGTATCAAGCGGAATCCAAGGCCTTTGTCGTCGGCGTCAACGATGCGGGTACAGCTGCCTACTTCCTGGAGCGGTTCGATACGCAGCACTTTACACTCGAGCAGCAAATCCAACTGCCAGGGAACTCGATCTCGGCGCTGAGCGGAACGCGTTTCGGTCAGGACGGGCTAGCTTACCTGGTGCCTAACGCAGCAACTTCTCAGACGCCTCAGATCTTCCTGATCCGCGGACCATTCGTACTTCCTGCGGAGTCCACCACCAACGCACCACCGACTCTAACCAATGCCAATCAAAGCACCATCGCTGTTGGCAACGGCAATCTGTACCTCACGGTCACAGGCACCGGATTTCTCCCTGGCGCAGTGGCTCTTTGGAATGGATCGCCCCGTACGACAACCTTCATCGATAGCGCTCATCTGCAAGTGGCCATACCCGCATCTGACCTTGCGATTGCACAAACCATCACGCTCGGCAGCCAGAACCCTGGCTCTGGGAGTTCCAATTCCTTATCCATCACTATCCAATGA
- a CDS encoding oxidoreductase has translation MNKKWQASDIPSLTGKRVLITGANSGIGYHTALKLARKGAHVIFACRDRQRGEAALARMEADSPGTHAELALLDLASLASIHNFAATELAQNRPLHLLINNAGVMTPPRRMETVDGFELQFGTNVIGHFALTALLMPALERADAGSSSAAAGRTRVVTIASIAHKRGRINFDDLQSARNYSPLGAYQQSKLANLLIAFELDRRLRVAKSGIMSVAAHPGVANTNLFQSGQYSAIENSFRNLLGHAIGIVLNTDSEGALPTLYAATALDAQDAGYYGPQGFQEMRGEEVGPAKLAPQAHDTATATRLWQTCEELTGIKLL, from the coding sequence ATGAACAAAAAGTGGCAAGCATCGGACATTCCATCGCTCACAGGCAAGCGTGTTCTCATTACCGGCGCGAACAGCGGTATCGGCTACCACACAGCTTTGAAGCTTGCTCGCAAAGGAGCTCATGTCATCTTCGCCTGCCGCGACCGGCAACGAGGCGAGGCAGCCCTCGCGCGCATGGAAGCCGATTCGCCGGGCACACATGCCGAGCTGGCACTCCTCGATCTCGCTTCTCTAGCCTCGATCCACAATTTTGCCGCCACAGAGCTTGCACAGAATCGCCCTCTGCATCTGCTGATCAACAACGCCGGCGTTATGACCCCGCCACGCCGCATGGAAACGGTCGATGGATTCGAGTTGCAATTCGGCACCAACGTCATCGGCCATTTCGCGCTTACTGCGCTCCTTATGCCAGCCCTTGAGCGGGCCGATGCTGGATCTTCGTCTGCAGCAGCCGGAAGAACTCGCGTGGTAACCATTGCGTCGATTGCGCATAAACGGGGACGCATCAACTTTGATGATCTGCAGTCCGCGCGAAACTACTCTCCGTTGGGCGCCTATCAGCAATCAAAGCTAGCCAACCTTCTAATCGCTTTCGAACTCGACCGCCGATTGCGCGTTGCGAAATCAGGCATTATGAGTGTCGCCGCTCATCCCGGCGTCGCTAACACCAACCTCTTCCAGTCGGGCCAATACTCTGCAATTGAAAACAGCTTTCGCAACCTGCTTGGTCATGCCATCGGCATTGTGCTCAACACCGATTCAGAAGGAGCCCTACCGACGCTCTATGCCGCAACCGCTCTCGACGCACAAGACGCTGGCTACTATGGCCCACAGGGCTTCCAGGAGATGCGTGGTGAAGAAGTGGGACCAGCAAAACTAGCTCCACAAGCACATGACACTGCCACCGCCACTCGGCTTTGGCAGACCTGCGAAGAGCTCACAGGAATCAAATTGCTGTAG
- a CDS encoding catalase family peroxidase: MPLPTDEKLIALSEQLLQQFDTIFGLNPGFRPAHAKGVMLTGTFTPSAEAATLTKAPHIVRASTPVTVRFSDSTGIPLVPDNDPNANPRGFAIRFNLAEHVHTDIVSHSTDGFPTRTGQEFLELLTALATSDPRNLAGTPLEAFLGSHPKALAFVQAPKPPPSSFARESYFGVTAMKFTNKDGVSRFGRYRIVPEAGNDHLDDATTAAKDPDYLMAEIVERVGKGPVKFKIMVQIANDGDVVDDATIHWPEDRKVLELGTLTLTAPVADSAREQKQIIFDPIPRVDGIEPSDDPLLELRAAIYLISGRRRRSAPAS; encoded by the coding sequence ATGCCGCTTCCTACCGATGAAAAACTTATTGCGCTTAGCGAGCAGCTTCTGCAACAGTTCGACACGATCTTTGGACTAAACCCTGGCTTTCGTCCAGCCCATGCCAAGGGCGTCATGCTGACTGGCACGTTCACTCCATCTGCGGAGGCCGCCACTCTGACGAAGGCGCCGCACATCGTTCGGGCGTCGACGCCGGTGACCGTGCGGTTCTCGGACTCTACCGGCATTCCCCTCGTTCCGGATAACGATCCTAATGCGAATCCTCGTGGATTCGCGATTCGCTTCAACCTTGCCGAGCACGTTCACACCGATATTGTTAGTCACTCGACCGATGGCTTTCCCACGAGGACAGGACAAGAGTTTCTGGAGCTTCTCACGGCGTTGGCTACGAGCGATCCCAGGAACCTCGCTGGAACTCCGCTGGAGGCGTTTCTTGGCTCGCATCCGAAGGCGTTGGCGTTTGTACAGGCTCCCAAACCCCCGCCTTCGAGCTTCGCTCGCGAGAGCTACTTTGGCGTGACCGCGATGAAGTTCACCAATAAGGATGGAGTCAGTCGCTTCGGTCGTTATCGCATCGTTCCTGAGGCAGGGAATGATCATCTTGACGATGCCACAACGGCAGCGAAGGACCCCGACTACCTGATGGCCGAGATAGTGGAGCGGGTTGGAAAAGGGCCGGTCAAGTTCAAGATCATGGTGCAGATCGCGAACGATGGCGATGTGGTCGATGATGCGACGATTCATTGGCCGGAAGATCGCAAGGTTCTGGAACTTGGCACACTCACTCTGACTGCGCCGGTTGCTGATAGTGCGCGCGAGCAGAAGCAGATTATCTTCGATCCCATTCCGCGGGTTGATGGAATCGAACCTTCAGACGATCCTCTGTTGGAGCTTCGGGCGGCGATTTATCTGATCAGTGGGCGGCGTCGAAGATCTGCTCCTGCGAGCTAG
- a CDS encoding YceD family protein — translation MLITPLQLVDEPLEFNEVIPQGQLDYAPDIRQVGPLPVNGVADLLIEHRSSSSHVNDIRLRANYSADFEILCARCVDPVKVPLSGDFDLIFRPEAADADAGERSITADETEIGYYQESGLLLEDVVREQVLLSLPSRTLCTADCKGLCPRCGQNLNQAKCSCDEAPADPRWNALAGLADKLELKH, via the coding sequence GTGCTTATTACTCCGCTCCAACTCGTCGATGAACCGCTTGAATTCAATGAAGTGATCCCTCAGGGACAACTCGACTATGCCCCCGATATCCGGCAGGTTGGACCGCTGCCAGTGAATGGGGTAGCGGATCTGTTGATCGAGCATCGCAGCTCGAGTTCGCATGTCAACGACATTCGGCTGCGTGCGAACTATAGTGCGGACTTCGAGATTCTGTGTGCCCGGTGCGTTGATCCGGTGAAGGTGCCACTTTCGGGCGATTTTGACCTCATTTTCCGTCCCGAAGCGGCCGATGCGGATGCCGGGGAGCGTTCTATTACTGCGGACGAGACCGAAATCGGGTATTATCAAGAGAGCGGTCTTTTGCTGGAGGATGTGGTGCGCGAGCAGGTGTTACTCTCCCTGCCGAGTCGCACTCTCTGTACGGCAGACTGCAAAGGGCTTTGCCCGCGCTGTGGTCAGAATCTGAATCAAGCGAAATGCTCCTGCGATGAGGCTCCGGCTGATCCGCGTTGGAATGCGCTTGCGGGTCTGGCGGACAAGCTCGAGTTGAAGCACTAA
- the rpmF gene encoding 50S ribosomal protein L32: protein MPNPKRRHSKQRTAKRRSHDFLTPTGLSECPNCHERKLPHRACRKCGTYKGRDVLVTKEAS from the coding sequence ATGCCTAATCCAAAACGGCGCCACTCCAAGCAACGGACTGCCAAACGCCGCAGCCACGACTTTTTGACCCCCACCGGCCTCTCCGAGTGCCCCAACTGCCACGAGCGCAAGCTTCCCCATCGTGCCTGCCGCAAGTGTGGCACGTACAAGGGTCGCGACGTGCTTGTGACTAAAGAAGCCAGCTAA